The nucleotide sequence AGATGTATAGCTAAATATAAATTTGAAACAATGTCAGTGTTTGCGTTGCTTTTTGTATCACCAAATTTGCTTGATGATTTTACTGCAACACTACATTCAAGTTGCTTGACATGGGCGTTTCAAAGAGCTGTCACTCAACGTCGGGCTCATGAATATAAGCTTCTCGCCCACTCAGCCTGTCTTTTCAAAAGTCCTGGTAGTtagccatgggggggggggggtgtttagcATTTCTATCCAAAACAAATTATGGGCGATTTTATTTTAGTCACTCAAAATGTTAGTTTTACATGGGAATCAGTGACTGTTCGGGaccttttttaaaatgtttaattccaggtcatgtgacatgattaaccaaaacacggccctatttatatttttacttgAACCTCGTTTCATTGGGTGTAGGAAGAGGATTCAGTGATAAAGGTTAAGGCCACATTTCTATTTGTTTCACTGGTTAAATCATCAgttttaacacaaaatccagcaTAAGCGCTTACTTTCATCATGATTCTAATGTACCGGTATGTCACCATCTTCTTTAGGCACAGACTGACCAATGAATTTGTGTGGTTTGGCGCCCCTTACATGGCCTTTGATATCTACGCCATGTATCTGAGTAACTACCACAGTCAAAAGGTCAAAGGGCACAAGGCGTACATGAAGCACTCCCTCCTTACCATCAAGCTGTTCCTCCTCCGGTATCCCCTGCTGGTGTTTCATCACATGGTCCTCCTCACGGTCTTTATGCCCATCACTCTGGTGAGGGAGCACAATTACTGTACAGCAACTTTAGGTCTGATGCGTTACATCGGCAGTTGAAATTTGTGACTGGTCCAGTTTTTGTTATTGATAATCGACCGTGTCATCCTCAACAGCTGGCTGTGCTCAATGAGTTTGTTTTTAATATTCATATCATGCTTTTTTCCCCCTCAGTTCCTCAGGACCGGTCTAGGTGGAGACTTCTTCATTGGCTGTTTCTTCATGGCTGAATTCAGCACTCCATTTGTCTCATTAGGAAAGGTTCTGATCCAGGTAAGGCCACTCCCAGATTCATAAACCCCTTTGTTTTTGATTTGTGCTTTAGGTAGTCTGAACATAGTATGAATTGTACTCTAACTCTGTGTACAATCATTAAACAATCCATATATTTTCCTCTGTAGTTGGGACTAGATGACTCATGGCTTCACAGAGTCAACGGTGTGATGGTTCTGCTGAGTTTCTTCACCTGCCGTATCCTGCTCTTCCCCTACATGTACTGGGTGTATGGTCAGCAGTACACCATTCCCTTCCACAAAGTGCCGTTCCATCTACAGCTCCACTGCAACTTAGCCAACCTATCCTTACTAGCACCTCAGATCTACTGGTTTGTGCTGCTGTGTCGCAAGGCCTATCGCCTCTACCGGCGTCAGACTGGGTCAACGGGTCAACCTTCTCATAAAGATGGCTCAAAGACAGATTAGAGGTGCCATCTAATTCTGTGGTTAGCAACATGTCAATTATGCTTCCTTTGCCCTCAATGCCATGAGTTATTTCAATCCTTGCCTCTGAAGGAATGGTCTGTGGAATTTAGGACATGCAACTGCCTATGAATACAAAATGACTGGTATTTATAAAAATTC is from Oncorhynchus gorbuscha isolate QuinsamMale2020 ecotype Even-year linkage group LG19, OgorEven_v1.0, whole genome shotgun sequence and encodes:
- the LOC124005260 gene encoding TLC domain-containing protein 3A-like gives rise to the protein MYMLACGVVFFPGLFFISRKVLESTFKNWNDADVFVVSERLLSSIHATLATIVGFIIATASNDVMSDRHRLTNEFVWFGAPYMAFDIYAMYLSNYHSQKVKGHKAYMKHSLLTIKLFLLRYPLLVFHHMVLLTVFMPITLFLRTGLGGDFFIGCFFMAEFSTPFVSLGKVLIQLGLDDSWLHRVNGVMVLLSFFTCRILLFPYMYWVYGQQYTIPFHKVPFHLQLHCNLANLSLLAPQIYWFVLLCRKAYRLYRRQTGSTGQPSHKDGSKTD